A region of the Enoplosus armatus isolate fEnoArm2 chromosome 8, fEnoArm2.hap1, whole genome shotgun sequence genome:
TAACACATGAACGCTGGctggtaacgttagctagtctCTGCTACAACAGAGGCTGAAAGGTAGAATAGCTTActagctatatatatatatatgtagctAGTTAGTTAGCTAGTGTCCCGTATAGCTAATAGCACGTTCGCTGTTGGGGTGGGTAGTTGCAGATGTTTACCACCATGAGAATATGTTTGGTCTCGGGTCTGACCAGATTGCCCAGTTGTGTAAATTCAAGGGCGGCAACAAGAGTAACACCTGCCCTCTGCTGCAGACACCAGCATCGGACCCTCAGCTCTGAGTCTGCAGATGTCAAGGTAACATAAGCGTCTCTCTGTGTTACTATATTagcatacagtatacacatttGCTTTCTGACTTTATTAGTTAATGGCTAATCGACTTCATAACATAACTGTAGCAGCAAAGTTGGTTGGCTTTTCTCTGTAGGCTGTAGCATAATTCAGACTGTATCCTTTTCGGCAtgattgtagttttttttttcagattatttCTCAGCAAATGAATGTGAGGTTAGCCAAACTAACGTTACAGTTGGACGTTAAATGGTAAACGTGCACTGCCAAGTCGGTGTTTGAGCGTTCTGTCAAAGATGTTTGCTAGAGAAAGACCAACCACTCTGTCGTTATAATATTAGACAAGACGTAGTTATGTGAGTTATGGAttgttatcagaatcagaatcagaaactgtttattgccaagtaacatacattacaaggaatttgctgtggtctgaaggtgctattgttttgataacaaataagtagaatataaaagctaaaataagaataagaataaaaataaagaaaataaaaaaaataagataagataaataacaacagtgcagtgaccagaataaagtaaagtgtccagataaagtgtccagtgggggggtgagtgcgttaatgtaacgcagtggggacaggggtgatgtacgttaatataacgtatagcttgtgtttgtgttctgggggggggtcagtgagagtttgtcaggttgactgcagaggggaagaaactgtttttgtggcgggaggttttggtcctgatggaccgcagcctcctgccagaggggagggggtcgaacagatggtgtccggggtgggaggggtcggcagcgatcttccctgctctcctcagggtcctggaggagtacaggtcctgaagagatggaaggttgcagccgatcaccctctctgcagagcggatgatacgctgcagtctgcgtctgtccttggtggaggcagcagcgtaccagacggtgatggaggaggtgaggatggactctatgatggcagtgtagaagtgaaccagcattttttgtggcaggttaaacttcctcagctgcctcaggaagtacatcctctgttgggctttcttgatgacggagctgatgttcagctcccaccggaggtcctggctgatgatggagcccaggaaacggaaggactccacagtgtccactgcagagtcacacagggtgatgggggcgggtggggctgcgctcttcctgaagtcaacaaccatctccactgtctttgaagcgttaagctccaggttgttgctgttgcaccaggtcaccagatggtcaatctcccacctgtaggcagatAGTAGTTTGGCTATATTTGCTGTTGTAAAAGACCAACAGAGTGGTACGTCTGTCTGTAGGGAAACACTCACATCCAGGGCTAACGTTTATGTCGCGTTAATTTGTCAACGTTCTATGTGGTCGCATTtgttagctagcagctagcagctagcttgGTGGAGTACTTAACTTTTAAATAAACACCACTTCAATATTTGAAGCGTGTCCCCTTAAAAGCTCTGAATATCGACCACCGGAGCATGTAGGGCTGAGCAACAGCTTGTCTTGTCCTGTGAAACTATAATGTTAACTGAAACTCGGCAGCAAAAGTTGAGACTAAGTAACGTTGCTGTCATCAATATTATACAGGGGCAATCAGATATCTTTAACCTAGCTAGCTAATAGCTAAATGACAGGAGTTACTTACCATACGTGGGCGAACAGTatacaatattttattaataatgCTAAATATATTgcagtttttttaatgtataatgATAATTATGTTTGATAATTATTAGGATAATAATTAAGTTACATgcatgaatacaaaaaaatactcACGTAAAAGAATTATGAGATGATAAATCCAAACCGTGATTCAAAATGTTGATACTCCACTAAAATCATGAGATAAAAACGAGACTTCAAAATTATAACACAAAAATGATACCTTACTATCTCATAATATGAAATTAACATTAGGGTTTTTTTATCATGTAAAACGTTGCATTCTCCTGCTGTAATGGGCTTCCATAATTACCATTATATGTGAACTAAACTAAATTAGTATTTAAGTCGCTTGCAGTTGTCTTCTGTGTAAAATATTAAGTCAACATTGATAAAATATTATTCTGTTGTGCAGGTAAATCCCCTGTGAAACAAAGggttgtcatttttatttactcacatttttcattcatccattttcattcatattcattcattattgtgtTTCACTTGTGTACAGTTTTCACAGTATTACTTATACCAGTGGTTGTTGAGCAGTGGTTGTCTATAGAAGTAGTAATGGGACTCCCTCTAAGAACACTTGGTATCCCATATTCAAGCAGATCTGGACAGGGTAACATTATTGAAACAATATAGTAAATACATGGTTTCTGAATACGACTGGTTGTCCATAAATGTATTAAGTTACTTAAGAGGCCATTTAACTTCTGCCAGCTGGAAATATATTTTGTCCATTATGAGTCATTTTTCTCTCGTGCTCTTGAATGAGTGACAactatttctattctattcccTGCTCTGTTTCAGGTGCTGTATGATGGGCTTTGTCCCATATGTGTGACAGAGATCCGGTTCCTCCAGTTTCTGAAGAGAAACAAGCCTGGGAAAGTAGATTTTATCGATATCTCCAAGCCAGGCTATGATGGAGCAAAATACAAGGACATCAGTTACGAGATGGCCATGGAGGAAATGCATGTGATTGATGAGAAAGACGAGGTAAACTTACATTCCACTGACTTTACAAGGACTGTAATATTCTGTTTGTCATATTACCATTTGGGAAGATTTTTGCAAGTGTAGTATTATGTAGTGCTGTACTATGGCAGTTGGCTAACCTCCTTTGGTTTGGCAGGTTCACCGTGGGGTCCCAGCATTTGCAGTCATGTACAGTGCAGTGGGCCTTGGCTGGCTGGGTCGCTTCATGATGTGGCCACCTTTGAGACCATTTATGGACAAGTCCTATGCCATCTTTGCCAGGAATCGCTTAAAGTGGACCGGACGTGGGGAGGCGTGCACCACTGGACGCTgcgaaaagaaaacacagtgacactTAACCACAGTTTACCAAGTGAATTGATTGTGAAGACAAACTGGATAAATACCACATGGTTTGTCCTGTCCAACCATCTGTATTATGAAGCTGTCTGGAAAAGCTTCAAGACTGTTCTTAGCTGAAGGGAAATATTGACTGCCTGAAGCCATAATTTAATGCAGAATTGTACTTGTAAGACTGTAAGTGCGATTAAACATACTTCAGTTAATTCAGTTAAAATAATGAAGACCTCTActaaatatgattaaaaaatgaaaatgatgacagCAATAGAGATGTTGATATTgcaagacaaaagcaaaaacaaggtCCTCCAATCTACTGGAAGTGGCTCGAATATGAAAATTGATGTATAATGTTAAGTGTCATATTAGAATCCAAAGAAATATGACTAAAAAGCATAGGTTATTTTGAATACACtgtttaaaaacagctcacTCTGGCTATAAACAACATTTCTTCAGGAATTTTGTGATCAATAATTCATGCCTCTCATCATCTCGAACTCTGAGCTTTGTAACTCAGACTGATATTTCTTCTAACAAAAACAGTGAGATGAGCAGACAAAAGAAACTTTGGATACCAACAAAAATATTAAGTCTAACCTTAAGAGACCGAGCTTTACTccaaaagatggagagaaatggtgtacagtatatgtcatACTACgagaaatatacagtacagagaaAATCACTGAAGCGAAATGCAGTCAATTTGCTGTCACGCACGGTTTCATTCAAAAGCAGATAGAGATCCAAACCGTCAGGAAGCTGCCACTAGATGTCGTCATAAGTCTAAAATAATATCAGCTGTGAGAGTGAAATTGTTCCTTAGGAATTGTGTTGTGTGGCAGTCATGATTATTGACCAGATCATAATAGacctctttcattttaaagttgcCTTTTCTTTACAGTTTTTCTTTAGATGGTTGACAGATATAAACAGAAATGATGTGTTCAGTAGAATCTTTCTTGTAGAAGGGGGTGAAATTGATATTTAGTGTGTCTGACAATAAAGGAAACTCAAAAACTAAAACTGACTGAACTGGCatggtatttttcattttaatttctctttgtaAGTCATTTCTGTGTGCTGGCCGGACAGATACAGACACTCAATAGTTTTTAATCCCACAGGAGCCTCTGATGTGGTGAGCATGTTTCATCAACAATACATTGCAAAGCAGGACAATGCGTGCTTTTCAAAGGTTATATGAGTTGTGGCTATAGGACAGTGATGTTTACAAAATATAGTCTGATATAAGgcagacacatttcagtgtgaTTTACTTACTTTCTAGATGACTGAAAATTCATTTTAGGTAAGACTAGATTGCAGCCTGAGAGTTACTGGGTACAagtacttttttatttcaaagtgcTTTTATAGGGTACAGTTTTTATTGGGTAACAAGGCAGGGGAAATGGGGTAACAGTGTTGATATATAACTGagattatattatttattttaaaatgatatatttacaAAACAGATGATATTTATAGCTATAAAATATGTGATCATTTTACTGATTATGtaatgaatgactgaaatgaaataaactgttCCATTGTTCATCCacttttcactgtatttacagtatagtTACAGCGTATGTGGATTGTAAAATGTAGTCCCTTGTTCATCCCTTTTTCACTAGAATTACAGAGTAATCACAGGGTATATTGAAGTTTATTATTaagtttcttgtttttgtgttttttattaagtTTAAGTGCCTTTTCATGACATAACTGAGCTAGGTCTGTTGGTACCTTGTAATTACTTAATATACACTGGGTAATACTAGGTCCCCCCTAAAGGGAAATTTGTTGCCGTCTTATTTCCCATACTTCTTcacatgtgtttatatgtacCCTGTAAGTATTTCTGTGGTACCCCATATGTACATAATATTTACATTGTAAATTGTGGGCTGTAATCtaaagcatttcattttatcTACTAATCACTGCAGAGTTGTAATTGTTTTGCATCACATGTTGTGGCTTGTGCAGAGTTTCTAAGAATTACAGAGCTGGTGACCAGTTTCACAGCCCTGTTTGTCTTGAGGGGAGGTGTGTAGTGTGGTGTAGTGTTGTGTTGAGCCATGACATACGAAGCAGCTAACATCAGCTCACTGAGACTCTTGAGTTATCACCCCTTCACTAATTTTAGACTTCCATTCCTCCAGTCAGCAGTGACAACACATGACTTTAAGCCTGTGTGGTCTCACAAAGCATTGGTCGTGCTTGACCACCCCCCAGCCCAGCTCGACCAATGAGATTAAAGTGCTGCACAAGAAAAGGGTTGAATTAAGTATCAAAACACAGTAGAAATAGTGCTTCTGGCAGTTTGTCAAAATTTGTGTACTGGATTTCAAAGAACAGAAAATTGGTTGAAGAGGAATTGTGAAGACAGAAGAAGTAGGTGTTGTCTTTCAGGTAAATCCTCAGTGAATGCTATCATCAGACGTTTTCCGTCAAGGTTAGAGTAGCTATAAGctactttggttcatgaccttACCCCACTTAAGTGAAAAACAACCATAGTAGATGTTTGACTGTTGCATACCCAAGCTGTTTGCCTTTCTCTTTGTGAAGGCACCACACTAAGTGTTTAtgaatgcattatattttacatagtAATAAAGTACACTTCTATTTTCTAAGGACATGTGAGCAGCTATAGCTGTCTGTGTTCTTGAATTTCTGTGTCACCTGGTAGATACAGATCTATTGGCAGAATGTAAAGTATTATTTACAGGCCATGTAGACGTATTTGCTCTGAGGTTTCATGTTGCATTCATGAGGGGACACAGTACGAGGAAACGGGACGTGCAAGGCTTTCATGGAACataatgtttgttgttgaaagCGCACGCTCTGTTAATAGTTATCTTTTTTATAGAAGTGACAATGTGCTCTTAACAGACATGCACTGGAGACACTGATAAACCAAACTTACCTGATGCTTAGACACTTGTTTCTATCAGAAGTTTGTCCTTATTGTTTTTCAaggtaattaattaattgaaactttatattttatataaatgatTAGATTTTAGGGAATATAATTTGCATATAT
Encoded here:
- the LOC139289331 gene encoding uncharacterized protein, with amino-acid sequence MFTTMRICLVSGLTRLPSCVNSRAATRVTPALCCRHQHRTLSSESADVKVLYDGLCPICVTEIRFLQFLKRNKPGKVDFIDISKPGYDGAKYKDISYEMAMEEMHVIDEKDEVHRGVPAFAVMYSAVGLGWLGRFMMWPPLRPFMDKSYAIFARNRLKWTGRGEACTTGRCEKKTQ